In Thermococcus camini, a genomic segment contains:
- the argF gene encoding ornithine carbamoyltransferase: MVVSLAGRDVLCLQDFTREEIETILKTAEMMKIWNKIGKPHRVLEGKTLAMIFQKPSTRTRISFEVGIYQLGGYGLYLNANDLQLRRGETIADTARVLSRYVDGMMARVYAHRDVEDLAKYASVPVINGLSDFSHPCQALADYQTILEKKGRIAGLKIVYVGDGNNVAHSLMIAGTKLGANVVVATPEGYEPDKRVIKWAEQNAAESDGSFELLHDPVQAVKDADVIYTDVWASMGQEAEAEERRKIFQPFQVNRDLVKHAKPDYIFMHCLPAHRGEEVTDDVVDSPNSVVFDEAENRLHAQKAVMALVMGGIKV, encoded by the coding sequence ATGGTGGTTAGCCTCGCTGGAAGGGATGTTCTCTGCCTTCAGGACTTTACGAGGGAGGAGATTGAGACTATTCTCAAGACGGCCGAGATGATGAAGATCTGGAACAAAATAGGCAAGCCGCACCGCGTTCTTGAGGGCAAGACCCTGGCCATGATCTTCCAGAAGCCCTCAACCAGAACGAGGATCTCCTTCGAGGTCGGCATCTACCAGCTCGGCGGCTACGGCCTCTACCTCAACGCGAACGACCTACAGCTGAGGAGGGGCGAGACCATCGCCGACACCGCCCGCGTCCTCAGCAGGTACGTGGACGGAATGATGGCAAGGGTTTACGCCCACAGGGACGTCGAGGACTTAGCAAAGTACGCCAGCGTCCCGGTCATCAACGGTCTGTCTGACTTCTCCCACCCGTGCCAGGCTTTAGCTGACTACCAGACCATTCTCGAGAAGAAGGGTCGCATAGCCGGCCTCAAGATAGTCTACGTCGGCGACGGCAACAACGTGGCACACTCACTCATGATAGCCGGGACTAAGCTCGGTGCCAACGTCGTCGTTGCAACTCCTGAGGGCTACGAGCCGGACAAGCGCGTAATCAAGTGGGCAGAGCAGAACGCGGCCGAGAGCGATGGCAGCTTCGAGCTCCTCCACGACCCGGTTCAGGCGGTTAAAGATGCGGACGTCATCTACACCGACGTCTGGGCGTCAATGGGCCAGGAGGCCGAGGCCGAGGAGAGGAGGAAGATATTCCAGCCGTTCCAAGTCAACAGGGATCTCGTCAAGCACGCCAAGCCGGACTACATCTTCATGCACTGCCTCCCTGCCCACAGGGGAGAGGAGGTCACCGACGACGTCGTTGACTCCCCGAACAGCGTCGTCTTTGATGAAGCGGAGAACAGGCTCCACGCCCAGAAGGCAGTGATGGCCCTTGTCATGGGCGGGATAAAGGTCTGA
- a CDS encoding DUF996 domain-containing protein: protein MGDLKNAKMMGGIGAILTVVGLGFIGFILKLLAVKNIAEATGREEIFSKYLWAAILNILASLILVGTMFSSMFSAAKSPEFGLGMMGVGGIIAVILMIVGVWFMKQSYDMISEETGVGMFHTVALLYIVGAILMIILIGGLLIVIAAILEIIAFFSLPDQISRQVEEPAPI from the coding sequence GTGGGTGATTTGAAAAATGCCAAAATGATGGGTGGCATAGGTGCCATCCTGACCGTTGTTGGCCTCGGCTTCATAGGATTCATCCTGAAGCTCTTGGCCGTCAAGAACATCGCCGAGGCCACCGGGAGGGAGGAGATCTTCAGCAAGTACCTCTGGGCGGCGATACTGAACATACTGGCCAGCCTGATACTCGTGGGAACTATGTTTAGCTCGATGTTCAGTGCCGCGAAGTCACCCGAGTTCGGCCTGGGCATGATGGGCGTTGGGGGCATTATCGCAGTGATTCTCATGATAGTCGGTGTGTGGTTCATGAAGCAGAGCTACGACATGATATCCGAAGAGACAGGGGTGGGGATGTTCCACACGGTAGCGCTGCTTTACATCGTCGGCGCAATCCTAATGATAATTCTGATAGGCGGGCTGCTCATTGTCATAGCGGCAATCCTGGAGATAATCGCGTTCTTCTCACTGCCGGACCAGATATCCAGGCAGGTTGAAGAGCCAGCACCTATTTAG
- the thyX gene encoding FAD-dependent thymidylate synthase — translation MGDGIRVTLVNYTKKPLETVTWAALISYWDGWKSEAFERITEKDVRMHLPRVLGYGHESILEHAVLTFAIEGCSRVCSHQLIRHRIASYTQQSQRYIVLNPEDIEETFVIPESLKNDPELLAEWKALMKRSIELYKKTIERGGHQEDARFILPQAVRTKIVMTVNLRELKHFFGLRTCERAQWEIREVAWKMLEEIAKNDELRPIIKWAKLGPRCIQLGYCPEKELMPPGCWKRTKERWKRIAGI, via the coding sequence ATGGGGGATGGGATCAGGGTTACCCTTGTCAATTATACAAAAAAACCTCTCGAAACTGTCACTTGGGCGGCACTCATAAGCTACTGGGACGGGTGGAAAAGCGAGGCCTTCGAGCGGATTACCGAGAAGGACGTTCGGATGCATCTGCCCCGGGTTTTGGGCTACGGCCATGAATCAATCCTTGAGCACGCTGTTCTCACCTTCGCGATCGAGGGATGTTCTCGCGTTTGCAGTCACCAGCTCATAAGGCACAGAATAGCAAGCTACACGCAGCAGAGCCAGCGCTACATCGTGTTGAACCCTGAAGATATCGAAGAGACCTTCGTTATCCCGGAGTCCCTAAAGAACGATCCAGAGCTTCTTGCTGAATGGAAGGCTCTCATGAAGCGTTCGATAGAGCTGTACAAAAAGACTATCGAGCGGGGAGGCCATCAGGAGGACGCGCGCTTCATCCTTCCTCAGGCGGTGAGGACAAAGATCGTTATGACTGTGAACCTCCGCGAGCTGAAGCACTTCTTCGGTCTGAGAACCTGTGAGAGGGCCCAGTGGGAGATAAGAGAGGTTGCCTGGAAGATGCTTGAGGAGATCGCCAAAAACGACGAGCTGAGACCGATTATCAAGTGGGCAAAGCTTGGACCGAGGTGTATTCAGCTCGGCTACTGCCCTGAGAAGGAGCTCATGCCCCCCGGCTGCTGGAAGAGGACGAAGGAGAGGTGGAAGAGAATAGCAGGAATATAA
- a CDS encoding DUF7523 family protein, which yields MNPGKPSIAEIVRDEIMRRLFVRECMRLGIVNYSALARILIADSGLDASIPAVKMALIRLGEELRDERSLLEERVGSVVGNSIIELQSDVSVITVSKEHLVRAVKDLLEIMSKSRFFQLTQTRDTFTIVIASEDEAKVLGLVKEVVGILRDQTALTVVSPEDIIETPGVVVFMTSALAANGINITQVISCHKDTIFVIDREEAPRAYQVLERIIRGMR from the coding sequence ATGAACCCTGGAAAACCCAGCATAGCTGAGATTGTGCGGGACGAGATAATGAGGCGCCTCTTTGTGAGGGAGTGCATGCGCCTCGGCATCGTTAATTACAGTGCCCTTGCGAGGATACTCATAGCTGACTCCGGCCTGGATGCATCCATCCCCGCGGTTAAGATGGCCCTGATCCGCCTAGGGGAGGAGCTCAGGGATGAGAGGTCCCTCCTGGAGGAGCGGGTGGGGAGCGTTGTTGGAAACAGCATCATAGAACTACAATCCGATGTCAGCGTGATAACCGTCTCAAAGGAACACCTTGTCAGGGCCGTGAAGGATCTGCTGGAAATAATGAGCAAATCGAGGTTCTTCCAGCTGACCCAGACCAGGGACACGTTCACGATCGTCATCGCGAGTGAGGATGAGGCGAAGGTTCTTGGCCTTGTGAAGGAAGTTGTTGGCATACTGAGGGACCAGACCGCCCTGACTGTGGTCAGCCCCGAGGACATAATTGAAACCCCCGGGGTTGTTGTGTTCATGACCTCTGCGCTGGCCGCGAACGGGATAAACATAACCCAGGTGATCTCCTGCCACAAGGACACGATTTTTGTTATTGATCGGGAAGAAGCGCCGAGGGCGTACCAGGTCCTGGAAAGGATCATACGCGGGATGAGGTAA
- a CDS encoding Na+/H+ antiporter NhaC family protein, whose product MSDFGVLSLLPPLVAIGLAILTKRVLFALFFGVWVGGLLVAGGNPVGATTETLKWIVFNIASAWEENGQIVTDLWNTRILLFDALIGAGVALIYKAGGMNAIAKAVTRKVKTSRAASLMAAIFGTIIFFDDYTNTIIVGNTMRPITDRARVSREFLAYADDSTAAPVAVLAVVSTWIGYELGLLKDAIASVGADISAYSAWFASWPYRFYPILAVILVYLVAATHRHYGPMLHAEYRARTGGKVLRDGAQPMMTTEVDVGMPLEGRESVWVFILPVAALVLMTFLGLWVTGGGSAAYTNGGFQEVLSNADSTWALVWGSFSMVIVAMVLVLAMRIMSLEDVEHTLVAGMKQMHFAMMILILAWSIKSACDAVGTADYIVSVASNVLSPGLVPFVVFVVAASISFTTGTSWGTFAIMMPIAVPLSYGLSGSFGPVVYASIASVFAGGVFGDHCSPISDTTIMSSMFSGCDHIDHVNTQIPYALTAGFVGAVVLLLFAAGLRNGWLLLAIAVPLLAVLHRLLSGWYGKKAGIPHGKVYLYTVGD is encoded by the coding sequence ATGTCGGACTTTGGAGTACTCTCACTCCTGCCACCTCTCGTGGCCATCGGTCTCGCCATCCTGACCAAAAGGGTTCTCTTCGCCCTGTTCTTCGGAGTGTGGGTTGGTGGACTGTTGGTGGCGGGAGGAAACCCCGTAGGAGCCACGACTGAGACCCTAAAGTGGATAGTCTTTAACATAGCGTCCGCCTGGGAGGAGAACGGGCAGATCGTCACTGACCTGTGGAACACGAGGATTCTCCTCTTCGATGCACTCATTGGCGCCGGGGTCGCGCTGATATACAAGGCCGGCGGCATGAACGCCATAGCGAAGGCGGTGACGCGGAAGGTTAAAACGAGCCGTGCAGCCTCGCTGATGGCGGCTATCTTCGGAACGATAATATTCTTCGACGACTACACCAACACCATCATCGTCGGCAACACAATGAGGCCCATCACGGACAGGGCGAGGGTCTCCAGGGAGTTCTTAGCTTACGCTGATGATTCCACAGCCGCGCCGGTGGCGGTTCTGGCGGTCGTCTCCACCTGGATCGGTTACGAGCTCGGCCTCCTGAAGGACGCGATAGCGAGCGTCGGTGCGGATATAAGTGCATACTCAGCGTGGTTTGCCAGCTGGCCCTACAGGTTCTATCCGATTCTGGCGGTCATCCTCGTTTACCTCGTTGCCGCCACCCACAGGCACTACGGCCCGATGCTCCACGCTGAGTACCGCGCCAGGACCGGGGGCAAAGTCCTCCGCGACGGGGCGCAGCCGATGATGACGACGGAGGTGGACGTTGGAATGCCCCTAGAAGGCAGGGAAAGCGTCTGGGTATTTATACTGCCCGTTGCGGCCCTTGTCCTTATGACGTTCCTCGGCCTGTGGGTTACCGGCGGAGGCAGCGCCGCTTACACCAATGGTGGCTTCCAGGAGGTTCTCTCCAACGCGGACTCAACGTGGGCACTCGTCTGGGGTTCTTTCTCCATGGTCATCGTCGCAATGGTTCTCGTTCTGGCGATGAGGATAATGAGCCTCGAGGATGTCGAGCACACCCTTGTTGCAGGAATGAAGCAGATGCACTTCGCCATGATGATACTCATCCTCGCGTGGAGCATCAAGAGCGCCTGCGACGCGGTTGGTACTGCGGACTATATAGTTAGCGTCGCATCGAACGTTCTTTCGCCCGGGTTGGTCCCCTTCGTCGTCTTTGTGGTGGCGGCGTCCATCTCCTTCACGACGGGGACGAGCTGGGGAACCTTCGCGATAATGATGCCGATAGCGGTTCCACTATCCTACGGGCTCAGCGGGAGCTTTGGACCGGTCGTCTACGCAAGCATCGCCTCGGTCTTTGCCGGCGGCGTTTTCGGGGACCACTGTTCACCGATTAGTGACACAACCATCATGAGCTCCATGTTCTCGGGCTGCGATCACATCGACCACGTGAACACCCAGATACCTTACGCCCTCACCGCGGGCTTCGTCGGCGCTGTCGTGCTCCTGCTCTTTGCCGCGGGGCTGAGGAACGGCTGGTTGCTGCTAGCCATCGCGGTGCCGCTGCTCGCTGTGCTCCATCGTCTCCTCAGTGGATGGTACGGCAAAAAGGCCGGAATCCCGCACGGAAAGGTCTATCTCTACACTGTGGGGGATTGA
- a CDS encoding STK_08120 family protein: protein MKTKSWEVEISHPWDSLQVILSEPEKTLPFFPYFEDIRGDRVRFKVPRFIFNFGYEFKLTVGFQEHRAVYTFTGDKGILTITFEIGGEKLRVTASWAGFGEALMGRPLENFARGIAEAIRDFCSAQASCPRARIQNGKGVVERITPETAPALIKRVSWELKGEDFIIEGRAEDGTFLSAAVRGGKLTRLTVRDPEGKKSIIEADIPVLELGGDLFEGLPLNREFTIEVKRA from the coding sequence GTGAAAACGAAGAGCTGGGAAGTTGAAATCTCTCACCCGTGGGACAGCCTTCAGGTTATCCTCAGCGAGCCTGAGAAAACCCTCCCATTCTTCCCGTACTTCGAGGATATCCGGGGCGACAGGGTTCGCTTCAAAGTGCCCCGCTTCATCTTCAACTTCGGCTACGAGTTCAAACTAACCGTGGGATTCCAGGAACACCGTGCCGTTTACACGTTCACCGGGGATAAGGGAATACTGACAATAACTTTCGAGATAGGGGGAGAGAAGCTCAGGGTAACCGCGAGCTGGGCCGGCTTTGGGGAGGCGCTGATGGGCAGACCGTTGGAGAACTTCGCCAGGGGTATAGCCGAGGCCATTAGGGACTTCTGCAGTGCCCAGGCAAGCTGTCCCAGGGCGAGGATACAGAACGGCAAGGGCGTCGTTGAGAGGATAACCCCGGAAACCGCCCCTGCTCTGATAAAAAGGGTCTCTTGGGAGCTCAAAGGGGAGGACTTTATTATTGAGGGGCGGGCGGAGGATGGAACGTTTTTATCCGCCGCTGTCCGTGGAGGAAAGCTCACCCGGCTTACTGTTAGGGATCCCGAGGGCAAAAAGAGCATTATCGAGGCTGATATTCCCGTGCTGGAGCTAGGAGGAGACCTCTTCGAGGGGCTGCCCCTCAACAGGGAGTTCACAATAGAAGTTAAGAGGGCTTAA
- a CDS encoding HIT family protein has translation MKTLWAPWRIEYIRSPKHDGCIFCDFPKENRDRERLILYRGKHCFIIMNNYPYNPGHVMIAPYRHVGKWEDLTEEELLEITRLSQLMIKALRRTMNPHGFNMGVNLGRVAGAGIDDHVHLHIVPRWNGDTNFMPVIADTKVIPESLEEAYDELKKAIDEIVGEAGL, from the coding sequence ATGAAAACCCTTTGGGCACCATGGAGGATCGAGTACATACGCTCACCCAAACACGATGGTTGCATTTTCTGTGACTTCCCAAAGGAAAACCGCGACAGGGAGAGGCTCATTCTCTACCGCGGGAAGCACTGTTTCATAATCATGAACAACTACCCGTACAATCCCGGGCACGTCATGATAGCTCCCTATAGACACGTCGGGAAGTGGGAAGACCTGACCGAGGAGGAGCTTCTTGAAATAACGAGGCTCTCCCAGCTCATGATAAAGGCCCTGAGGAGAACCATGAACCCCCACGGCTTCAACATGGGCGTGAACCTCGGCAGGGTTGCCGGCGCCGGAATAGACGACCACGTGCACCTCCACATCGTCCCGCGCTGGAACGGCGACACCAACTTCATGCCGGTGATAGCGGACACCAAGGTAATCCCCGAGTCGCTGGAAGAAGCCTACGACGAGCTGAAGAAGGCGATAGATGAAATAGTGGGGGAGGCAGGGCTTTAA
- a CDS encoding 2,3-bisphosphoglycerate-independent phosphoglycerate mutase: MKQRKGLLIILDGLGDRPIEEFGGKTPLEYADTPNMDRLARMGILGQQDPIKPGQPAGSDTAHLSIFGYDPYKVYRGRGYLEAMGVGLDLSEDDLAFRVNFATIENGVITDRRAGRISTEEAHELARAIQENVKLPVEFIFVGATGHRAVLVLRGMASGYKVGENDPHEAGKPPHKFTWEDEESRKVAEILEEFVQKAHEVLEKHPVNEKRRKEGKPVANYLLIRGAGTYPDIPMKFTEQWKVKTAAVVAVSLVKGVARAIGFDIYTPEGATGEYNTDEMAKARKVVELLKGYDFVFLHFKPTDAAGHDNNPRLKVEMIEKADRMIGYIIDSIDLEDVVIAITGDHSTPCEVMNHSGDPVPVLIAGGDVRADHTESFGERECMRGGLGRIKGHDIVPVMMDLMNRSEKFGA, from the coding sequence ATGAAGCAGAGAAAGGGACTTCTTATAATCCTCGATGGTCTCGGAGACAGGCCGATAGAGGAGTTCGGGGGAAAGACCCCACTGGAGTACGCGGACACTCCGAACATGGACAGGCTCGCCAGGATGGGAATCCTCGGCCAGCAGGATCCGATAAAGCCCGGTCAGCCGGCCGGAAGCGATACCGCCCACCTGAGCATCTTCGGCTACGACCCCTACAAGGTTTACCGCGGCAGGGGCTATCTCGAGGCGATGGGAGTGGGCCTCGACCTGAGTGAGGACGACTTAGCTTTCCGCGTGAATTTCGCCACCATCGAGAACGGAGTCATCACCGACAGGAGGGCTGGCAGGATAAGCACGGAAGAAGCGCACGAGCTGGCGAGGGCCATTCAGGAGAACGTTAAGCTTCCGGTTGAGTTCATCTTTGTAGGGGCCACAGGCCACAGAGCCGTTCTGGTCCTCAGGGGCATGGCCTCTGGCTATAAAGTCGGCGAGAACGACCCCCACGAGGCCGGAAAACCACCGCACAAGTTCACCTGGGAGGACGAGGAGAGCAGGAAAGTTGCCGAAATCCTTGAGGAGTTCGTCCAGAAGGCCCATGAGGTTCTTGAAAAGCACCCGGTCAATGAGAAGCGCAGGAAGGAGGGCAAGCCGGTAGCTAACTACCTGCTCATCCGCGGTGCCGGAACCTACCCGGACATACCTATGAAGTTCACCGAGCAGTGGAAGGTAAAGACAGCGGCAGTTGTTGCGGTTTCCCTCGTCAAGGGCGTCGCAAGGGCCATAGGCTTCGACATATACACGCCAGAGGGCGCGACTGGGGAATACAACACCGACGAGATGGCGAAGGCAAGGAAGGTCGTTGAGCTGCTCAAGGGCTACGACTTTGTCTTCCTACACTTCAAGCCGACCGATGCAGCGGGCCACGACAACAACCCGAGGCTCAAGGTCGAGATGATAGAGAAGGCCGACAGGATGATAGGCTACATTATCGACAGCATCGACCTCGAAGACGTCGTCATCGCCATCACCGGTGACCACAGTACGCCCTGTGAGGTCATGAACCACAGCGGCGATCCGGTTCCGGTTCTCATCGCAGGTGGTGACGTCAGGGCCGATCACACCGAGAGCTTCGGCGAGCGCGAGTGCATGCGCGGCGGCCTCGGCAGGATAAAGGGCCACGATATCGTACCGGTGATGATGGACCTCATGAACCGCTCCGAGAAGTTTGGGGCCTGA
- a CDS encoding aldo/keto reductase — protein MKDLKVIGDDKVTSIGLGTWGIGGYESPDYSRDRESVEVLRYGLELGINLIDTAEFYGAGHSEELVGKAIKGFDREELFIISKIWPSHFGYSQAKKAARGSIKRLGTYIDFYLLHWPGDSWRKIEETLHALEELVDEGLIRYIGVSNFDLELLKRSQEAMRRHEIVANEVKYSLRDRWPETSGLLDYMKREKIALIAYTPLEKGSLARNPCLEEIGKKYGKTSAQVALNYLIWEENVVAIPKAGRKEHVEENAGAMEWRLSKEDREKARGCV, from the coding sequence ATGAAAGACCTAAAGGTTATCGGTGATGATAAAGTTACTTCTATAGGTCTTGGGACGTGGGGTATAGGAGGTTATGAAAGCCCAGACTACTCCCGCGACAGAGAGAGCGTTGAGGTTCTGAGATACGGCCTTGAGCTGGGGATTAATCTCATCGACACAGCTGAATTCTACGGGGCCGGTCACAGCGAAGAACTCGTTGGAAAGGCGATAAAGGGCTTTGACAGGGAAGAGCTTTTCATAATCAGCAAGATATGGCCGAGTCACTTCGGCTACAGTCAAGCCAAGAAGGCCGCGAGAGGGAGTATAAAAAGGCTCGGCACCTACATAGACTTCTACCTTCTCCACTGGCCCGGTGACAGCTGGAGGAAGATAGAGGAAACCCTCCACGCTCTGGAGGAACTCGTTGATGAAGGATTGATTCGTTACATCGGCGTGAGCAACTTCGACCTTGAGCTATTAAAACGCTCCCAGGAGGCCATGAGGAGGCACGAGATAGTCGCCAACGAGGTGAAGTATTCTCTCAGAGATAGATGGCCCGAAACGAGCGGCCTTCTCGACTACATGAAGCGCGAAAAAATAGCGCTCATAGCCTACACCCCCCTCGAAAAAGGCTCGCTCGCGAGGAACCCCTGCCTGGAGGAAATTGGAAAGAAATACGGGAAGACCTCTGCCCAGGTCGCCCTCAACTACCTCATCTGGGAGGAGAACGTTGTTGCAATTCCAAAGGCCGGCAGGAAGGAGCACGTCGAGGAGAACGCCGGTGCGATGGAGTGGAGACTTTCGAAGGAAGATAGGGAAAAGGCAAGGGGGTGCGTCTGA
- a CDS encoding aldehyde ferredoxin oxidoreductase family protein — translation MFAYQNKIARVNLSRGKVTYEELPDEIIRKFIGGKGLGYYLIYREVPPGTDPLSPANKFVFAPGGLTGLVPGSSKVIAVSKSPETRLISDSSGGDAFGPKLKGHFDALIIEGKSEEPVYLYVHDGEVEIRDASHLWGRGNYEVAKELWKEHLKASMALIGPAGENLSRIANVIYDTERASGRGGLGAVLGSKRVKAVVVEPGEKPKVTNPEEFQRLWQSFYDHFATDPKYEHTRNYGTSDALRSAASLGMSPAYNFSRPYIPDELASKLAGDEVKKYEVEPEWFVHGKSCPIKCARYVEVEYKGRKIRVKPEYESIAMLGAATGVFNFPAVAYFNWLVNDLGLDSIATGATIGWFFEMVERGLVSEEEIGFPVKGFGDEKAEEKLIMLMAERKGIGAVLADGVKRACERLGRGCEFAVQVKGMESPAWDPRGRRTYALSYATADVGASHLRGWPRPHQLPEQGPAKELVPSMIEGRDESYITDMLGTCKFVPYKMEELARLYSLATGEEWTVEKLRKVAQAVESIARIHDALDWVTPPMDDTVPPRWWEPEPEGPAKGNKAFIDYNDFLEARREFYRLRGWHEELGVPLPGTMEELGYPEFKGDAERALEVVKRRVGL, via the coding sequence ATGTTCGCCTATCAGAACAAAATCGCTCGCGTTAACCTGAGCAGGGGAAAGGTCACCTACGAGGAACTGCCCGATGAGATAATCAGGAAGTTCATAGGTGGCAAAGGCCTCGGCTACTATCTGATTTACCGCGAGGTTCCACCCGGCACGGATCCACTCAGTCCAGCGAACAAGTTCGTCTTCGCTCCGGGAGGATTAACCGGCCTGGTGCCGGGTTCAAGCAAGGTCATAGCGGTGAGCAAGAGTCCGGAGACGAGACTTATCAGTGATTCAAGCGGTGGAGACGCCTTTGGCCCAAAGCTCAAGGGCCATTTCGATGCCCTAATCATCGAGGGAAAGAGTGAGGAGCCAGTTTATCTCTACGTTCACGATGGAGAAGTCGAGATTAGGGACGCGAGCCACCTCTGGGGCAGGGGCAACTACGAAGTGGCTAAAGAGCTGTGGAAGGAGCACCTGAAGGCGAGCATGGCCCTAATAGGCCCCGCCGGAGAGAATCTGAGCAGAATAGCCAACGTCATCTACGACACCGAGAGAGCCAGCGGGAGGGGCGGTCTCGGAGCGGTTCTCGGAAGCAAGAGGGTCAAAGCAGTTGTAGTCGAACCCGGCGAGAAGCCCAAGGTGACCAACCCCGAGGAGTTCCAGAGGCTATGGCAGAGCTTTTACGACCACTTCGCCACCGACCCCAAGTACGAGCACACGAGGAACTACGGAACGAGCGACGCCTTAAGGAGCGCCGCCTCGCTCGGAATGAGCCCGGCTTACAACTTCTCAAGGCCCTACATCCCGGACGAGCTGGCGAGCAAGTTAGCTGGAGACGAGGTCAAGAAGTATGAAGTTGAGCCGGAATGGTTTGTCCACGGCAAGAGCTGTCCGATAAAGTGCGCCCGCTACGTTGAGGTGGAATACAAAGGTAGGAAAATCCGCGTCAAGCCCGAATACGAGAGCATAGCGATGCTCGGAGCGGCTACCGGCGTCTTCAACTTCCCGGCGGTGGCTTACTTCAACTGGCTCGTGAACGACCTCGGGTTAGATAGCATAGCGACAGGGGCCACCATCGGTTGGTTCTTCGAGATGGTCGAGCGCGGGCTTGTGAGCGAAGAAGAAATCGGCTTCCCAGTCAAGGGCTTTGGCGACGAGAAGGCTGAGGAGAAGCTCATCATGCTGATGGCGGAGAGAAAGGGCATCGGCGCGGTTCTGGCGGACGGTGTTAAGCGCGCCTGCGAGCGCTTAGGTAGGGGCTGCGAGTTCGCCGTCCAAGTGAAGGGCATGGAGAGCCCCGCCTGGGATCCGCGCGGAAGGAGAACCTACGCTTTGAGCTACGCCACTGCCGACGTTGGTGCGAGCCACCTCCGCGGTTGGCCGAGGCCGCATCAGCTTCCGGAGCAGGGGCCGGCAAAGGAACTGGTGCCCTCGATGATAGAGGGCAGGGACGAGAGCTACATCACCGACATGCTCGGAACATGTAAGTTCGTCCCCTACAAGATGGAGGAGTTAGCCAGGCTCTATTCCCTTGCCACCGGCGAGGAGTGGACCGTTGAGAAGCTCAGGAAAGTGGCTCAAGCGGTCGAGAGCATTGCCAGGATACACGACGCCCTCGACTGGGTAACCCCGCCGATGGACGACACGGTTCCGCCGCGCTGGTGGGAGCCAGAGCCAGAAGGCCCTGCAAAGGGCAATAAGGCCTTCATAGACTACAACGACTTCCTTGAGGCGAGGAGGGAGTTCTACAGGCTCAGAGGCTGGCACGAGGAGCTCGGCGTTCCGTTGCCTGGGACGATGGAAGAGCTCGGCTATCCTGAGTTTAAGGGAGATGCTGAGAGGGCGTTGGAGGTGGTGAAGAGGAGAGTGGGGCTTTGA
- a CDS encoding tRNA-binding protein, which translates to MWDTSKDYRLLVAEKAVELFLKTIEGAKFKGKWNKKGAIQLAKEMIPEIQAMRYSYVEPKELIETPQMKALKEKASGIIEALGGEDWHHKFISLADKSEREKVEEQVAKVRFFLNTILGLDKRLALGKINDPVIAVDIKVGEVMSVGKHPNADRLLVTNVNIGDRAITVVTNDLSVKEGNRVAVALLPPANFRGIVSEGMFLGAGEGVLKGVNGEIGGLPKGVPLEAFNETRNLVEAFLKG; encoded by the coding sequence ATGTGGGACACGAGCAAGGATTACCGCTTACTGGTGGCGGAGAAGGCGGTGGAGCTGTTCCTGAAGACGATAGAAGGAGCCAAATTCAAGGGGAAGTGGAACAAGAAGGGAGCGATTCAGCTGGCGAAGGAGATGATCCCGGAGATACAGGCGATGAGGTACAGCTACGTGGAGCCGAAGGAATTGATTGAGACCCCGCAGATGAAAGCTTTGAAGGAGAAGGCCAGCGGTATAATCGAGGCCCTTGGTGGCGAGGACTGGCACCACAAGTTCATCAGCCTGGCGGATAAGAGCGAGCGCGAAAAGGTCGAGGAGCAGGTGGCCAAGGTCAGGTTCTTCCTGAACACGATACTCGGCCTCGACAAGCGTCTCGCCCTCGGCAAGATAAACGACCCGGTCATCGCGGTGGATATCAAGGTCGGGGAAGTGATGAGCGTCGGCAAGCACCCGAACGCCGACCGCTTGTTGGTTACCAACGTGAACATCGGCGACAGGGCGATAACAGTCGTTACCAACGACTTGAGCGTTAAGGAAGGAAACCGCGTCGCCGTTGCCCTGCTTCCGCCTGCGAACTTCAGGGGAATAGTCAGCGAGGGCATGTTCCTCGGTGCCGGAGAGGGAGTTTTGAAGGGTGTCAATGGGGAAATAGGCGGCCTGCCCAAGGGAGTTCCGCTCGAGGCCTTCAACGAGACGAGGAATTTAGTTGAGGCATTTTTGAAGGGCTGA